GTGGTGATATACTCCAACCGCCAGACTGACCATTGTTTGACCCAGAAAGTACTGTACTAGGAATCAACGCACGGGCATCTTGCGGGACTAGGTGCGCTAAATACGCTTCTTTGACGTATCCTGTAGCCCCACCACCGCGCCTTGTAAAGCCTGTCCCGGTAATATTGATGACCACTAAGGCATCTAAACGCTGCATTGCCATTGCTGTTAAAGCGGACTCATTAGGCGGTTCCGCCTTGAGATGAGTGGAAATGCAACGGATCCCACTAAGACGTTCTGCACCATAACGCGGTAATTCCATCGGTGGAATTTGCGTCTGACGCGGTGTGCCTACGCCAACCCGAATCACTTGTCCGCGACGGTTGACATAGGCACATACAGGGAGGTTAATTTCCGTGCTAATAGCCGCCAGACGCTGGGAGAACTCAGGCGTTGTGATGCGATCGCCTGGGATGCGCTGGTGGTACAGTCGCTGTAGCTGCTTCAGCTGACTGGATTTTAAACCCTGAAGATTACCGAAAATAGTTTCTATAGGCGTTTCGACCAGCTAAACTGGCCCCCCGAATCCATCTATTGTCTATTTTACAACAGTGCTAAGGGTGCAAGGTCAATCTTGTGTGGGTACATGGCTTTTTAGCTTATCAGCCATTGTTTTCATAAGTATAATCAATACATACAATTGCCTCTATTTCATCCAGCAATGGTCAGCAAATTGGTGTAATGGCAATGGCAAGAAACTTTCGCCATTGGGTGAGGGAACAGTTAGAGATTGAGAAATAGTTGGTTATGAAAATGTGAGTTATACCATTAATTTATATGGTTATTATAGGTATAAGTTTAAAGGTAATCTCATTTTATTTTTCCATCAAGCCTTGAAAACGTTCATCATCCTTAATACTATTAAAATCATCATCATTAATTGCCCATTTACGACATTCATGAGGATTTAGATTAATGGCTCTTTGCAAACTTTCAATTGCTTGTTCAGTGTTACCTTGCAGTGCATAGCAGCAAGCCTTATTGTACCAAGCAAGGTGATCATCTGGTTTAAATTGCAGTGCTTGATCGAAGGATGCGATCGCTTCTTCATTACGTCCTAAATTCCTGAGCGCATTGCCACGATTGTTCCAAGCTAGGTGATAATCTGGTTTAAATTGCAGTGCTTGGTCGAAGGATGTGATCGCTTCCTCATTGCGCCCTAAATTCCCTAGTGCAATGCCACGATTATTCCAAGCTTGATGATCATCTGGTTTAAATTGCAGTGCTTGGTCGAAGGATGCGATCGCCTCTTTATCGCGTCCTAAATTCCCTAACGTATTGCCGCGATTGTACCAGGCTTGGTAATAATCTGGTTTAAATTGCAGTGCTTGGTCAAACGATGCGATCGCTTCTTCATTGCGTCCTAAATTCCTGAGCGCATTGCCGCGATTGTTCCAAGCTTGGTGATAATCTGGTTTAAATTGCAGTGCTTGGTCAAACGATGCGATCGCTTCTTCATTGCGTCCTAAAGTCCCTAGCGCAATGCCTCGATTGTACCAAGCCTGGTGTATATCTGGTTTAAATTGCAGTGCTTGGTCAAACGATGCGATCGCTTCTTCATTGCGTCCTAAATTCCTGAGCGCATTGCCGCGATTGTTCCAAGCTTGGTGATAATCTGGTTTAAATTGCAGTGCTTGGTCATAGGATGCAATCGCTTCTTCACTTCGTCCTAAATTCCTGAGCGCATTGCCGCGATTATTCCAAGCTTCGTGATAATCTGGTTTAAATTGCAGTGCTTGGTCATAGGATGCGATCGCTTCTTCATTGCGTTCTAAATTCCTGAGCGCATTGCCGCGATTGTTCCAAGCTTCGTGATAATTTGGTCTAAATTGTAGTGCTTGGTCGTAGGATGCGATCGCTTTTTTGTAATCGTTTGCAGCAGCGTATAATCTACCTAGTTCACGTAATAATTCTGCTTTGTTATTAACTATTTGATTTTCTGTTGCGATTAATTCTTGAATAGCTAGTATTTTTTGTGTTCGTTCTTCTGGTGTTAAAGCCTGATATTTTTCATAATCTGCATCCTGAAGTATCCGTGATGATTCTTGTTCTAGCGTTTCCGCATCAACAGGAAATTCAAACAAACCTGAACGCCAGTCAAAGAAGTCTGGAGCGCGTTGGATAAAATACTTAATTGCAAATATAGGTAGCAAGAACACAAAACAGATATTAAATTTCTCTCGAAAACGCTCTCGCTGTTGATTGAGGTTGATTAAAACAGGCGGTACACCTTTCCAACTATATGAATGTGTATCTCTACTATCCCATCCTGACAAAGCTTTACATTCTTCGTATTGATAAAATGATTGCTCTAAACCAGTTATAAATAAAATATCAATTTTTTGTTTATTGTTTAATTCATCAATTAT
Above is a genomic segment from Nostoc sp. MS1 containing:
- a CDS encoding tetratricopeptide repeat protein — its product is MTLELTNWDEDLPVAADEEYQALVRTLKFTDSFGLLFVRCSPSQGKQLVNQVTEDVTDKNIEVLELKESVDNLYQIIDELNNKQKIDILFITGLEQSFYQYEECKALSGWDSRDTHSYSWKGVPPVLINLNQQRERFREKFNICFVFLLPIFAIKYFIQRAPDFFDWRSGLFEFPVDAETLEQESSRILQDADYEKYQALTPEERTQKILAIQELIATENQIVNNKAELLRELGRLYAAANDYKKAIASYDQALQFRPNYHEAWNNRGNALRNLERNEEAIASYDQALQFKPDYHEAWNNRGNALRNLGRSEEAIASYDQALQFKPDYHQAWNNRGNALRNLGRNEEAIASFDQALQFKPDIHQAWYNRGIALGTLGRNEEAIASFDQALQFKPDYHQAWNNRGNALRNLGRNEEAIASFDQALQFKPDYYQAWYNRGNTLGNLGRDKEAIASFDQALQFKPDDHQAWNNRGIALGNLGRNEEAITSFDQALQFKPDYHLAWNNRGNALRNLGRNEEAIASFDQALQFKPDDHLAWYNKACCYALQGNTEQAIESLQRAINLNPHECRKWAINDDDFNSIKDDERFQGLMEK